A single Silvibacterium dinghuense DNA region contains:
- the ada gene encoding bifunctional DNA-binding transcriptional regulator/O6-methylguanine-DNA methyltransferase Ada, whose protein sequence is MTAFARVFPNLPMPQTDMTQVSTQASMPEELIPEESMAGTLDPDQAWQLVSARDARADGRLFYAVRTTGIVCRPSCPSRRPARANVEFFSDLVSAFAAGYRPCYRCTPAGVHTDAQRVETLCAHLRRHLDRPVPLAELAALVGLSPLATQRLFRRVLGLSPAQFQAQSRTAALRHQLNNPVSRITDAIYDAGYSGPSRMYENAALGMRPADYRRRGQGQQIGYAIGDSPLGRLLIAATSRGLCAVILGTTDDELLVRLHTQSSAAEIATQPDLAPMLAQVLTHLTEHPVALDLPLDLRATAFQMRVWTALRRIPRGETRTYAQLARDLGQPTAARAVARACASNPVAVVIPCHRVIGSDGKLTGYRWGVERKQKLLALESNPKNR, encoded by the coding sequence ATGACAGCATTCGCCCGCGTTTTTCCTAACCTTCCCATGCCGCAGACCGACATGACCCAGGTATCGACACAGGCATCCATGCCAGAAGAATTGATCCCGGAAGAATCGATGGCCGGCACACTCGATCCGGACCAGGCCTGGCAGCTTGTCTCTGCCCGCGATGCCCGTGCCGACGGCCGGCTCTTCTATGCAGTGCGTACCACCGGCATCGTCTGCCGTCCGTCCTGCCCCAGTCGACGGCCTGCACGTGCCAATGTCGAGTTCTTCTCCGATCTCGTCTCTGCCTTTGCCGCCGGATACCGCCCCTGCTACCGCTGTACGCCTGCTGGGGTCCACACGGACGCCCAGCGTGTCGAGACCCTTTGCGCGCATCTGCGCCGCCATCTCGACCGTCCGGTACCGCTCGCCGAGCTGGCTGCTCTCGTCGGTCTTTCACCACTCGCAACGCAGCGGCTCTTTCGCCGTGTCCTGGGCCTTAGCCCTGCGCAGTTCCAGGCTCAAAGCCGTACTGCCGCCCTGCGCCACCAGCTCAATAACCCTGTCTCTCGCATCACCGACGCCATCTATGATGCTGGATACTCCGGCCCTTCCCGCATGTATGAAAATGCCGCCCTCGGCATGAGGCCCGCCGACTATCGCCGCCGCGGCCAGGGCCAGCAGATCGGCTATGCCATAGGCGATTCGCCTCTCGGTCGCCTGCTGATCGCTGCGACCTCGCGTGGTCTCTGTGCCGTGATCCTCGGCACCACGGACGATGAGCTCCTCGTCCGCCTGCACACCCAGTCCTCTGCCGCAGAGATCGCCACCCAGCCCGATCTCGCGCCGATGCTCGCCCAGGTGCTTACCCACCTCACCGAGCACCCCGTTGCCCTTGACCTGCCGCTCGATCTCCGCGCCACGGCCTTCCAGATGCGTGTCTGGACAGCTCTCCGCCGCATCCCTCGCGGCGAAACCCGCACCTACGCCCAGCTTGCCCGCGATCTCGGTCAGCCCACTGCCGCCCGTGCCGTAGCCCGCGCCTGCGCCTCGAACCCGGTCGCTGTCGTCATCCCTTGCCACCGCGTCATCGGCTCAGACGGCAAGCTCACCGGCTATCGCTGGGGTGTCGAACGCAAGCAGAAGCTCCTCGCCCTCGAATCGAACCCCAAAAACCGATAG
- a CDS encoding alpha/beta hydrolase family protein: MARLVLRAAAFFCLLTPLLASAQVPAALTADPAADAKHPATMISLADLPSHGEKLLGVFYLAAGEGPHPTVILMHGFPGFEQNLDLAQAIRRAGWNVLAVHYRGSWGVKGTFSFKNAIEDADAEVAFVRDPANAKKYRVDTAKIVLLGHSMGGFMVASAAAHDTKVAGMGMISAWNIGASFPPASENSSQRAADEAAKKELIDQFTDDNDGAPLAGCTVEGLVEEAYEHRAEWNFNDYAPQLASRPVLVVTSDDGLAPMDGTFATALKKAGNERVTEAHFPTDHSYSDQRLALTTVVLNWLATI, translated from the coding sequence ATGGCTCGACTGGTCTTGCGTGCTGCTGCCTTTTTCTGCCTCCTGACTCCACTTCTCGCCTCAGCACAGGTGCCGGCGGCGTTGACTGCCGATCCTGCGGCGGATGCCAAGCATCCCGCAACAATGATCTCGCTGGCCGACCTGCCCAGCCATGGAGAAAAGCTGCTGGGCGTCTTTTACCTTGCAGCGGGTGAGGGACCACATCCGACCGTCATCCTGATGCATGGCTTTCCAGGCTTCGAGCAGAACCTCGATCTGGCGCAGGCGATCCGGCGGGCAGGATGGAATGTATTGGCGGTGCACTATCGCGGGTCATGGGGCGTGAAGGGAACTTTCTCCTTCAAGAATGCGATCGAAGACGCAGACGCTGAGGTCGCCTTTGTGCGCGATCCGGCCAATGCGAAAAAGTATCGCGTGGACACTGCGAAGATTGTGCTGCTGGGGCACAGCATGGGCGGCTTCATGGTGGCCTCAGCAGCAGCACACGATACGAAAGTAGCCGGGATGGGCATGATCTCGGCGTGGAATATCGGTGCGAGCTTTCCTCCGGCGAGCGAAAACTCTTCCCAGCGGGCTGCGGACGAGGCGGCAAAGAAGGAGCTGATCGACCAGTTCACAGACGACAACGACGGCGCGCCACTGGCCGGCTGCACGGTCGAAGGACTGGTCGAAGAGGCCTACGAACATCGCGCGGAGTGGAACTTCAATGATTACGCACCACAACTGGCCTCCCGGCCGGTGCTGGTCGTGACGTCGGACGACGGACTGGCGCCAATGGACGGCACCTTTGCCACTGCCCTGAAAAAAGCCGGCAATGAGCGGGTCACCGAGGCACATTTTCCGACAGACCATTCCTATTCCGATCAGCGGCTGGCGCTGACGACGGTCGTACTGAACTGGCTGGCCACGATCTAA
- a CDS encoding tetratricopeptide repeat protein, with translation MAEWRHTAALLIALAALCPGYRGLAQAVEEEAQPGIAGIGTSGLSPDKAQALQRALDAQDYRGAESLLLPEIQSAQQPSYRYSLLLTIAGVYFLDHDDRNAAIAWKKAEAIKPLPQPLQFSLAMAYVGMGQRDWASRQLQQLVAVDPKNALYPYWLGRIDYDRQAYASAIEHFQHAIQLDPGMARAYDNLGLCFSYLNQDAAAVRNFETAISLDSHAKHPSPWPHINLAAMLQAEGDFTGAEKHLREAIRLDAKLAPTHFQLGNVLDGMGKPQAAVDEYKQAALLDAHYAEPHFALARLYHRLGQDDLSRREVRIYTQLHNTPSRTPAAP, from the coding sequence ATGGCGGAGTGGCGTCACACTGCGGCTCTTCTGATCGCGCTCGCCGCGCTGTGTCCGGGTTATCGTGGCCTGGCTCAGGCCGTGGAAGAAGAAGCGCAGCCGGGCATCGCCGGAATCGGTACTTCCGGGCTCTCTCCGGATAAGGCGCAAGCGTTGCAGCGCGCGCTCGATGCGCAGGACTATCGCGGCGCGGAGAGCCTTCTGCTGCCGGAGATTCAGTCGGCGCAACAGCCCTCGTATCGATACAGCCTTCTGCTCACCATCGCCGGCGTTTATTTTCTGGACCACGACGATCGCAACGCCGCCATTGCATGGAAGAAGGCCGAGGCGATCAAGCCGTTGCCGCAGCCCTTGCAGTTCTCGCTTGCCATGGCCTATGTCGGCATGGGACAGCGGGACTGGGCCTCGCGGCAGCTGCAGCAGCTCGTTGCCGTCGATCCGAAGAATGCGCTCTATCCCTACTGGCTTGGCCGTATCGATTACGACAGGCAGGCCTATGCTTCTGCGATCGAACATTTTCAGCATGCGATCCAGCTCGATCCCGGCATGGCGCGAGCCTACGACAACCTCGGGCTCTGCTTCTCTTATCTCAACCAGGATGCCGCCGCCGTGCGGAACTTCGAGACGGCAATCTCGCTGGACAGTCATGCGAAGCATCCTTCCCCCTGGCCTCATATCAACCTCGCCGCCATGCTGCAGGCAGAGGGCGATTTCACGGGAGCTGAAAAGCATCTGCGTGAAGCGATCCGTCTCGATGCGAAGCTGGCCCCCACGCACTTTCAGCTCGGCAACGTTCTCGACGGCATGGGCAAGCCGCAGGCCGCCGTCGACGAATACAAGCAGGCTGCCCTGCTCGATGCTCACTATGCAGAACCGCACTTCGCGCTGGCGCGCCTCTACCACAGGCTGGGACAGGACGATCTCTCCCGGCGCGAAGTCCGGATTTACACGCAACTGCACAATACTCCCAGCCGTACTCCTGCCGCTCCCTGA
- a CDS encoding YXWGXW repeat-containing protein, whose amino-acid sequence MSKTEKDLRQTASRACLMGLGLALVFGAAGCKSNPSTDQTAQTTATTPDASQATADTSDPAAQANLAPAVNTAQATSSSPSYPSTSSSASSTQETAPPPPADETASSSASTGSYATAPSEDAYDYEAPQTDVAQPVAYAPEPPPALPVYEQPPCPGDNYMWTPGYWGYAPTGYYWVPGVWVMAPYLGALWTPGYWGFYQGRYGWHGGYWGPHIGFYGGVNYGHGYGGMGYEGGYWHNNNFLYNRSVTQVNTTIIRNTYVHNVTIINNNSRVSYNGGNGGLQARPSAAENMAFREQHMGPVAAQTNHVQQAAANRQNFASVNHGRPAMLASAQPLATNYRTPAATPVAVQRQVSQEQARRAAVVNRPAENRAVAPAARTNEAARPAQQQLQQREQQQAQQREQQQQRQQQQTQQREQQQQRQQQQAQQREQQQQRQEQQTQQREQQQRQQQQAQQREQQQQHQAQQREQQQREQQQRQRPEEHPQADDHRPNR is encoded by the coding sequence ATGAGCAAGACAGAAAAAGATCTGCGGCAGACGGCATCGAGAGCATGCCTGATGGGATTGGGGCTGGCGCTGGTATTCGGCGCGGCCGGATGCAAGAGCAACCCTTCCACCGATCAGACAGCCCAGACCACGGCAACGACCCCGGATGCGAGCCAGGCAACAGCGGATACCAGCGATCCGGCGGCGCAGGCAAACCTCGCTCCGGCAGTGAATACGGCACAGGCGACAAGCAGCAGCCCATCCTATCCGAGCACCAGTTCTTCGGCATCAAGCACGCAGGAGACGGCGCCTCCACCGCCGGCGGATGAGACCGCCAGCTCCAGCGCGAGCACAGGCTCATACGCCACCGCGCCGAGTGAGGATGCCTATGACTATGAGGCTCCGCAGACCGATGTGGCCCAGCCGGTAGCCTACGCGCCGGAACCGCCGCCGGCGCTGCCGGTGTACGAACAGCCTCCCTGCCCGGGCGATAACTACATGTGGACGCCTGGCTACTGGGGCTACGCCCCGACCGGCTACTACTGGGTGCCAGGCGTCTGGGTGATGGCTCCGTATCTTGGAGCGCTGTGGACACCGGGGTACTGGGGCTTCTACCAGGGCCGGTATGGATGGCACGGCGGCTACTGGGGTCCGCACATCGGCTTCTATGGCGGGGTGAACTACGGGCACGGCTATGGCGGCATGGGCTACGAAGGCGGGTACTGGCATAACAATAACTTCCTGTACAACCGCTCGGTGACGCAGGTGAATACGACGATCATCCGCAACACCTATGTGCACAACGTGACGATCATCAACAACAACTCGCGCGTGAGCTACAACGGCGGCAATGGCGGCCTGCAGGCGCGGCCATCGGCAGCAGAGAACATGGCTTTCCGCGAGCAGCACATGGGGCCTGTAGCGGCACAGACGAACCACGTGCAGCAGGCGGCGGCAAACCGGCAGAACTTCGCCTCGGTCAACCACGGGCGGCCTGCGATGCTGGCTTCGGCGCAGCCACTGGCGACGAACTACCGCACACCGGCGGCAACCCCCGTGGCAGTGCAACGACAGGTAAGCCAGGAGCAGGCACGGCGTGCGGCAGTGGTCAACCGTCCAGCGGAAAACCGCGCAGTCGCACCGGCAGCTCGGACGAATGAAGCCGCGCGGCCAGCCCAGCAACAGTTGCAGCAACGCGAACAGCAGCAGGCTCAGCAGCGTGAACAACAGCAACAACGCCAACAGCAGCAGACTCAACAGCGCGAGCAGCAACAGCAACGTCAGCAGCAGCAGGCTCAGCAGCGTGAACAGCAGCAACAACGCCAAGAGCAACAGACCCAGCAGCGTGAGCAGCAGCAACGCCAACAGCAGCAGGCTCAGCAACGCGAGCAGCAACAGCAGCATCAAGCCCAACAGCGTGAACAGCAGCAGCGCGAGCAACAGCAACGCCAGCGGCCAGAGGAACATCCGCAGGCGGATGACCACCGTCCGAACCGCTAA
- a CDS encoding carboxypeptidase-like regulatory domain-containing protein encodes MRNRVHTSVPWLLFLLFFLAGAVMPAKAQDTNASLTGSVTDSSGSAIPGVSLTLTNTSTHFKVTITSGQDGQYTFANISPGIYSLQASAKGFKSVTQTGIELAATQQGRVNVQLPVGNVQQEVTVTAEASQINFVDPTIGGGIAPETLQDFPLTVSGAPRSSVSVADMLPGVSTGASGNAYNTRINGGLVSGDEAVVDGATAMEGYMNQSGMVSLETDFGMSPDITSEVHVLTANYDAQYGNTTSGQLIISTRSGGDKFHGAAYEYLRNDALNARQWGLPISSAKPEDKENDFGANIGGPILIPKLHGASSLVKGYFYFNYEGFKEAGGANSSTLSIPSLADRSGNFSGAGSQLYYPDDATKYGADAGQPIAYGGVTNQINPAYEDPVAAAWMAALPTPTNSGELNNYFIPKAGQGSLTASENVYFGRVDMNVGPNDHFYWTTWWQRTGTNTQTNLPVAVSTASPADPENANIQRFNWEHNFSGNMTNHATLGYLNRNESYYALNGHADLPTVPGVANTAYLPEMSFGGGYTQLGNSDLPDPGQAKTTRGTWAFNDVFTRIMGSHTLNAGFEWRLAGTSIHLGTNQGGTFTFDPDATGNQGCSSTASCPGDAAASFYLGAASAASVNYYNVLAEYPRQDAWAIHVGDSWRIIPKLTLDYSLRWDYIQPFREKYNHLSFIDPSGANPGAVTSSGSELAGRLAFAGDKYGDASYGKQYPEIPFKKGFAPRLGFAYSLDDKTVIRAGYGIYFGQAFYPNWGGGMGLDGFNKNVTLNESSVGNLKTPALYLTSGVSASQVGETENISSSFDNGQTPSLYRPLDGNHRPYSSQWNLTVERQLPKNFSTRISYVGTQGTHLPSLLNPLNILNPYNTTISSMGSDLATSYNSTDGPAVFAAHGVSVPYENWQTQMTSCTPTLAQALLPFPQYCGTLQGLNEGHATSSYHSLQVEVDHQAKNGLFVLGSFTYSKLMTNATDSTQSASASGLGNNGDFSPYNPNTRDYSLAPDNVPITAQISLVYDLPFGKNKRFLSSGGPLNVLVGGWQVSPLYHYEYGTPLWFSSSSCTTSSLVPEFRQSCIPGHLPGVKPYVHGRNGYNPHTDGNYLNAAAFESNFTQFGYTGFGSAVSNIYGSAFQDTDVAFTKNTRITERMNFKFMANFFNAFNNHYFISTGNGPSLPFVTDVAATGNSFGTWNGTVSNPRTIQFAGRIEF; translated from the coding sequence ATGCGAAACAGAGTCCATACTTCGGTTCCATGGTTGCTGTTCCTTCTATTTTTCCTTGCCGGCGCGGTCATGCCGGCAAAGGCGCAGGATACCAACGCTTCTCTCACCGGATCGGTTACGGACTCCAGCGGCTCGGCGATTCCGGGGGTGAGCCTGACGCTCACCAACACGAGTACGCACTTCAAAGTTACGATTACCAGCGGCCAGGACGGCCAATATACTTTCGCCAATATCTCGCCGGGCATTTACAGCCTGCAGGCCTCGGCGAAGGGCTTCAAGTCGGTGACGCAGACCGGTATCGAACTGGCGGCCACGCAACAGGGGCGCGTGAATGTGCAGCTTCCGGTCGGCAATGTGCAGCAGGAAGTGACGGTCACAGCAGAGGCATCGCAGATCAACTTTGTCGATCCGACGATCGGCGGCGGCATCGCTCCGGAGACACTGCAGGATTTTCCGCTGACAGTTTCCGGCGCGCCGCGGTCCTCGGTTTCGGTTGCGGACATGCTGCCCGGCGTAAGCACGGGCGCCAGCGGCAACGCCTATAACACCCGCATCAATGGCGGCCTGGTCAGCGGCGACGAGGCCGTGGTCGACGGCGCCACCGCGATGGAAGGCTACATGAACCAGAGCGGCATGGTCAGCCTCGAAACCGACTTTGGCATGTCGCCGGATATTACGAGCGAAGTGCACGTGCTGACGGCCAACTACGACGCACAGTATGGGAATACAACCTCGGGACAGCTGATCATCTCCACGCGCTCGGGCGGGGACAAGTTCCACGGCGCGGCGTATGAGTATCTGCGCAACGATGCCTTGAATGCGCGGCAGTGGGGCCTGCCTATCAGCTCAGCCAAGCCGGAGGATAAAGAGAACGATTTCGGCGCGAACATTGGCGGACCGATTCTGATTCCGAAGCTGCATGGCGCATCTTCGCTGGTGAAAGGCTATTTCTACTTCAACTACGAAGGCTTCAAAGAAGCAGGCGGCGCGAACTCTTCGACCCTGTCGATTCCTTCTCTCGCCGACCGCTCGGGCAACTTCAGCGGCGCAGGCAGCCAGCTTTATTATCCCGATGACGCGACGAAGTATGGCGCGGACGCGGGACAGCCGATCGCATACGGCGGCGTCACCAACCAGATCAACCCGGCGTATGAGGATCCGGTGGCAGCAGCGTGGATGGCGGCTCTGCCTACGCCGACGAACAGCGGGGAGTTGAACAACTACTTCATTCCGAAAGCCGGCCAGGGCTCGCTTACCGCGAGCGAGAATGTCTACTTCGGTCGTGTCGATATGAACGTCGGACCGAACGATCATTTTTACTGGACCACGTGGTGGCAGCGTACCGGCACGAACACGCAGACCAATCTGCCGGTAGCCGTCTCTACGGCTTCGCCTGCCGATCCTGAGAATGCGAACATCCAGCGCTTCAACTGGGAGCACAACTTCTCGGGCAACATGACCAACCATGCGACGCTCGGCTATCTGAACCGCAACGAGTCGTACTATGCGTTGAACGGTCATGCGGATCTGCCTACCGTTCCCGGAGTCGCCAATACCGCGTATCTGCCGGAGATGAGCTTTGGCGGCGGGTATACGCAGCTGGGCAACTCGGATCTCCCCGACCCGGGACAAGCCAAGACGACACGCGGCACCTGGGCCTTCAACGATGTGTTCACGCGCATCATGGGAAGCCACACGCTGAACGCGGGCTTCGAATGGAGGCTGGCCGGCACGTCGATCCACCTGGGCACCAACCAGGGCGGCACCTTTACCTTCGATCCCGACGCGACAGGCAACCAGGGCTGCTCCTCTACTGCTTCCTGCCCCGGCGATGCCGCGGCTTCGTTCTACCTGGGCGCGGCTTCCGCGGCCAGCGTCAACTATTACAACGTGCTGGCGGAGTATCCCCGCCAGGATGCCTGGGCCATCCACGTGGGCGACAGCTGGCGCATTATCCCCAAGCTGACGCTCGATTACAGTCTGCGTTGGGACTACATTCAGCCCTTCCGCGAGAAATACAACCATCTATCTTTCATCGATCCCTCCGGCGCGAATCCGGGCGCCGTTACCTCCAGCGGTTCGGAGCTCGCCGGGCGCCTGGCCTTTGCGGGGGATAAGTACGGCGATGCCAGTTACGGCAAGCAGTATCCGGAAATCCCCTTCAAGAAGGGCTTTGCCCCACGCCTTGGCTTCGCCTACTCGCTGGACGATAAGACGGTGATTCGTGCCGGTTACGGTATCTATTTCGGCCAGGCCTTCTACCCCAACTGGGGCGGCGGCATGGGTCTGGATGGATTCAACAAGAATGTGACGCTGAATGAATCGTCGGTCGGCAACCTGAAGACCCCGGCGCTTTATCTGACCAGCGGCGTGAGCGCTTCGCAGGTGGGGGAGACGGAGAACATCTCCTCGAGCTTCGACAACGGGCAGACGCCTTCACTCTACCGGCCTCTCGACGGCAACCATCGCCCTTACTCCTCGCAGTGGAACCTGACGGTGGAGCGCCAGCTGCCGAAGAACTTCAGCACGCGTATCTCGTATGTGGGAACACAGGGCACGCATCTGCCTTCGCTGCTGAATCCGCTCAATATTCTCAACCCGTACAACACGACGATCAGCTCCATGGGATCGGACCTGGCGACCAGCTATAACTCTACCGATGGCCCGGCTGTCTTCGCTGCTCATGGCGTCAGCGTTCCTTACGAGAACTGGCAGACGCAGATGACGAGCTGCACACCGACGCTGGCGCAGGCTCTTCTGCCCTTCCCGCAGTATTGCGGCACGCTGCAGGGACTGAACGAAGGCCATGCGACCTCTTCCTATCATTCGCTGCAGGTCGAGGTCGATCACCAGGCAAAGAACGGGTTGTTCGTACTCGGCTCCTTCACCTACTCCAAGCTGATGACGAACGCGACCGACTCGACGCAGTCGGCCAGCGCGAGCGGCCTGGGCAATAACGGCGATTTCTCCCCCTACAACCCGAACACGCGCGATTACTCGCTGGCGCCAGACAATGTGCCGATCACTGCGCAGATTTCGCTGGTCTACGATCTGCCGTTCGGCAAGAACAAGCGGTTCCTCAGCTCCGGCGGCCCGTTGAATGTGCTTGTCGGCGGATGGCAGGTCAGTCCGCTTTATCACTACGAGTACGGGACACCGCTGTGGTTCTCCTCTTCGTCCTGCACCACGAGCAGCCTTGTTCCGGAGTTCCGGCAATCCTGCATCCCAGGTCATCTGCCCGGCGTGAAGCCCTATGTCCACGGGCGCAACGGCTATAACCCGCATACGGACGGCAACTACCTGAATGCTGCGGCCTTCGAATCGAACTTTACCCAGTTCGGCTACACAGGCTTCGGCAGCGCGGTATCGAACATCTACGGCTCAGCCTTCCAGGATACGGACGTGGCCTTCACCAAGAACACGAGGATCACCGAACGGATGAACTTCAAATTCATGGCGAACTTCTTCAACGCATTCAACAACCACTACTTTATTTCGACGGGGAATGGTCCTTCGCTTCCGTTTGTGACGGATGTAGCCGCAACCGGCAACTCCTTCGGCACGTGGAACGGCACGGTCAGCAATCCTCGTACGATTCAATTCGCAGGACGCATCGAGTTCTAA
- a CDS encoding tetratricopeptide repeat protein: MAGCALLTLMLASSCAQAQRAGYQDTVLKIQGQIESHDLDGARVLLASAMKHYPNDGGLENLLGVVEAQSQHRDAAKHAFSQAVVLDPKLLSAWQNLARIEMEDADHDPKSAEDALRSYTHALALDPSDAESIYGAATAAMWRHAYATSLAYLQKLDGESRAKARVQAVLCADELGAGHTAAAEQAAARMAASLDLLESDVMLALPALRAAHRADILDTLLSSAHAHEPLSPAGLRMLGLAQEAEGKPQQAKATLEHVYELEPTNTAPLVDLARIALAQNDKQGALGYLAHARAIAPKDAALAYQYGFVCLQMELLREAQSAMAQAVQLAPDNPDYLLTMGTVATGADALPYLERYRAMRPDDPAGYLASGIAYLDNNHFDEALSWLRKAVASPKTAFSAHYYLGRTLREQAKYKEALTELHQADVLRPNQPEVLAEIGADYFWLKQYGDAVGPLKHALELEPDNYVANYALLRLYSQTGDPQREEQAKRFTALRTQREDRYRDAMRVIEARPQPLSGAGP, translated from the coding sequence ATGGCGGGCTGCGCGCTGCTCACTCTGATGCTTGCTTCGTCATGCGCGCAGGCGCAGCGAGCCGGCTATCAGGATACGGTCCTGAAGATACAGGGGCAGATCGAAAGCCATGATCTCGATGGCGCGCGCGTGCTGCTTGCTTCCGCCATGAAGCATTATCCGAACGACGGCGGACTGGAAAACCTCCTCGGCGTGGTGGAGGCGCAAAGCCAGCATCGCGATGCGGCAAAGCATGCATTTTCGCAGGCGGTCGTGCTCGATCCGAAGCTGCTGAGCGCGTGGCAGAACCTAGCGCGCATCGAGATGGAGGATGCCGACCATGATCCGAAGAGCGCCGAGGACGCTCTTCGGTCTTATACGCATGCGCTGGCGCTCGATCCTTCCGATGCGGAGTCCATCTATGGAGCGGCCACCGCAGCGATGTGGCGACATGCATATGCGACATCGCTGGCCTATCTGCAGAAACTGGATGGAGAGAGCCGCGCGAAGGCACGCGTGCAGGCCGTTCTCTGCGCCGATGAGCTGGGAGCAGGACACACGGCCGCAGCGGAGCAGGCGGCGGCACGCATGGCTGCAAGTCTCGACCTGCTGGAAAGCGATGTGATGCTGGCGCTTCCTGCGCTGCGTGCGGCGCATCGAGCGGATATTCTCGACACGCTGCTCTCGAGCGCCCATGCGCACGAGCCGCTTTCTCCAGCGGGATTGCGCATGCTGGGGCTGGCGCAAGAGGCGGAAGGCAAGCCACAACAGGCCAAGGCGACGCTTGAGCACGTGTATGAGCTGGAACCCACAAATACGGCGCCCCTGGTGGATCTTGCCCGCATTGCTCTCGCGCAGAACGACAAGCAGGGAGCGCTGGGCTATCTCGCCCATGCGCGGGCGATAGCACCGAAGGATGCGGCTCTCGCTTATCAGTACGGCTTTGTGTGTCTGCAGATGGAATTGCTGCGCGAGGCCCAGTCTGCGATGGCGCAAGCGGTGCAGCTGGCTCCGGATAATCCGGATTATCTGCTGACCATGGGAACGGTTGCGACCGGTGCCGACGCGCTGCCCTACCTGGAACGCTATCGCGCCATGCGGCCGGACGATCCGGCTGGATACCTCGCCTCGGGCATCGCCTATCTCGACAACAATCACTTTGACGAGGCTTTGAGCTGGCTGAGAAAGGCCGTGGCAAGCCCGAAGACCGCATTCTCTGCGCACTATTACCTGGGGCGCACACTCAGAGAACAGGCGAAATACAAAGAGGCCCTCACGGAACTCCACCAGGCCGATGTTCTTCGTCCGAACCAGCCGGAGGTTCTGGCGGAAATCGGCGCCGACTACTTCTGGCTGAAGCAATACGGCGATGCGGTGGGTCCGCTCAAACATGCACTGGAACTTGAGCCGGATAACTACGTAGCCAACTATGCCCTGCTGCGCCTTTATAGCCAGACAGGCGATCCGCAGCGGGAAGAACAGGCCAAGCGATTCACCGCGCTGCGGACACAACGGGAAGACCGGTATCGCGATGCGATGCGGGTGATCGAGGCACGCCCGCAACCGCTATCGGGCGCGGGCCCATAA